From the genome of Segatella hominis, one region includes:
- a CDS encoding SufE family protein encodes MATINDLQDEVVEEFQDFTDWMDKYQMLIDLGNELAPLDEKYKNEQNLIDGCQSRVWLQCDYVDGKLVFTADSDALIVKGIIALLIRVLSGHTPTEIMDADLYFVEKIGLKDHLSPTRSNGLLAMIKQIRMYALAYKTKEAEGNA; translated from the coding sequence ATGGCTACAATCAATGATTTGCAGGATGAAGTAGTAGAGGAATTCCAGGACTTCACCGATTGGATGGATAAGTATCAGATGCTCATCGACTTGGGTAACGAGTTGGCTCCTCTTGATGAGAAATATAAAAACGAGCAGAACCTCATCGATGGCTGTCAGAGCCGTGTATGGTTGCAATGCGATTATGTGGATGGCAAGCTCGTGTTTACTGCTGATAGTGATGCGCTTATCGTAAAGGGTATCATCGCTCTTCTGATTCGCGTATTGAGCGGTCATACTCCTACCGAGATTATGGATGCTGATCTTTATTTCGTGGAGAAGATTGGTTTGAAGGATCATCTGAGTCCAACCCGCAGCAATGGTCTCTTGGCGATGATCAAGCAGATTCGTATGTACGCTTTGGCTTACAAGACCAAGGAGGCTGAGGGAAATGCGTAA
- a CDS encoding RNA methyltransferase — translation MRKLRTIEMNRLTVEEFKEAEKLPLIVVLDDVRSLYNVGSVFRSCDAFRVEAVYLCGITATPPNVEIHKTALGGEDSVDWEYFKTTEEAVEKLKQKGFFIYSIEQVEGSTKLQNLPEAHSNIVRTASESEKQENSSLFTLHSSLPSGYAVIFGNEVKGVKQNIVDMSDGCLEIPQFGTKHSLNVSVTAGIVIWEFAKLLKL, via the coding sequence ATGCGTAAGTTAAGAACGATAGAGATGAACCGCCTCACCGTGGAGGAATTCAAGGAGGCAGAGAAGCTTCCCTTGATAGTAGTCTTGGATGATGTGCGTTCATTATATAATGTGGGAAGTGTTTTCCGCTCTTGCGATGCTTTCCGAGTGGAGGCGGTATATCTGTGTGGTATTACCGCTACTCCTCCTAATGTCGAGATTCATAAGACTGCATTGGGTGGTGAGGACAGTGTCGATTGGGAATACTTCAAGACCACGGAAGAGGCTGTGGAGAAATTGAAGCAGAAAGGCTTTTTTATTTATAGCATCGAACAGGTGGAAGGCTCTACCAAACTCCAGAATTTGCCAGAGGCTCATTCTAATATTGTTAGAACGGCTTCAGAATCAGAAAAGCAAGAGAATTCTTCACTCTTCACTCTTCACTCTTCACTCCCCAGCGGCTATGCCGTAATCTTCGGCAACGAGGTGAAGGGTGTAAAGCAGAACATCGTGGATATGAGCGATGGCTGCCTGGAGATTCCTCAGTTTGGTACGAAGCATTCGCTCAATGTCAGCGTAACGGCAGGCATTGTGATCTGGGAGTTTGCCAAACTCTTGAAGCTATAA